The Ziziphus jujuba cultivar Dongzao chromosome 1, ASM3175591v1 genome segment tcaacttgtagttttgtgggaggaataaggggatgaatatagaagtgtgttttcagtgcaggaaagtTGTTGTAAGTCccacccttaggggaggttctgccggattttccattggagggtccggtaaggtttccctgggatcagagcttgtctaggattccagtAAGAAATTTTGGACTGGTCCTGACACGCTGACCCCAAggagggaggattgtgaagtcccacatcagctggaaaggggaacaaagcatgtcttataaggtggtgtggatacctttcctgtacgacgcattttgacataaccttgagggctgggttgtaagaggattccccaggcccaaagaggacaatatcgaacgtgggtggtctgggctattacagttgtcctatggttgccatcggaccgagggtcggcaagttgatatcggccgtagccacacccctccatggccaggatgcctgtttgcagcggcgcggtgggcgccatgcgaccgtatgccggtttctctctttaacctatTGTCTGGTgatgctcgggatgctgggtaccgttggcgccactggtatatagtgggtacatcaaatggtttttacgacatgattttcaaatatgaaatatttaaaatcttatttttaataaaatgtatttaacggtgttttattatttatttatttaaattacacaatttttatgaaaatgtttttacaaatttattattcaaattgttttggtattttgaaatcaattctaatatgttatgttttccttcattttattttattcttaccatttatattaaatgggtgttttattttgattcaattattcatttacttaattgtttaattaatttatttattctaattatttaattatttcttgaattgtcttaatatgagtttcattgatatttttgtattactTGTTTATGATATGTTGTTaatcttttaataattgttataaagtttattttcatttctattattatttccattctaattttggattcttaatttgttgtgttttatttgtaaattatttgattaattattttctagatCTTGGGGCTCAAAATATCGGATTTTATGAAACgttttaaaaaatgaacattTCAAACTAAGTGAATCGTAAGCGTTTtaagagaaaacattattttcaattattattaattaatcaagttatattattgttatattattattattatttatttccctGAGTAGTAGATTGGGtgactcactgagatgattagcatctcatattttcaaattttgttcccttaggctcaggtggtagacattgttcGATCAGGGTGAGCTCGACAGTTTGATCATTCCTGGAAATCCGAGAAGTCTTCTTTTCCTCAtttcttattatgtaattttctttctactctatttgtattaattatcatacttaGAACTTTATTAACGCTCTAtatactatgttggatgtattatttaattgattatgcactgattccctgttattcatttgaagtgatgcaaatttatggaattaaattgtagtaaatggGAATAATaaagtggtgtatatagaagtgtattttcagtgtagAAAATTTGTAGTAAattcaacccttaggggagattctgccggattttgtattggagggtccggtagggtttccctgggatcaggacttgtctaggattccgataaaaaattttggacgggtcttgacactGGAAGTTCTTTACCTAGTCACAATTGATCAAATAACTAATATTTTCACCAAAATCCTTTCTACAGACACATTTCGCCATTTTTGGAACAAGCTCGATATTGTATCTCCCCTTGAGGGGGGATGATAGCATAACTAACACAACCACTTAGTTGTATTATGAGAGACTTGTAAACCACTTATAGATATACGTGTATGGTAATACTTGCTTATGTAAATTCTTGTTTGATACCTACGCAAGGCTTTTGATAGAGCTTACACCTTGTATTTATATGAGTTTGATGTACTCAATAATATAGACTTCCAATATTATTTCCATTGGTTCTCTATGCTTTCATATAAAACTGTATGCTCTCATTGAATTgattaaacatataaatattgatACAATACAATAATACAAGGCAACATATAGTTGAATAAGGTAAATACAaatcaaatatacatatatacacaaataacATATTGCAGATCAATTGGAATGACTattcattatattttgattatgaaaaaaaaaaatttgtcgaTAATGAGCTTGCGTACAAACTTGTACAACTTGGTTATTATAAAAAAGCTCATCCTTTATCTTTGGCTCCTTCCAATTTTTCCACGTTCCTTGAATCtcgggtttatatatatatatatatatatatatatacatatttggttCCCTTaattctctgtttttcttttctttaattttttctttttggagaaAGGTTGATTCAATCTTCGAGTTTTGGCCTCTTGCCACGTGACAAGTAGGTCTCTTGAATGATTTCATAGTGTTTCCCCTCTTTTGAAAAATCTAGACGGGAATGGTGGtcaatggtatttttttttcttaatatattttttatgatttttgttctttttttctttttggatagtGTCCTTTTCGATTGTGTGGTCGCTATAAATCCTATGCACTGAACCAGTAGTGATGAAAGCAATGATCTGAACAAGTTGGAAAGAGATTGAATGTTTTAGTggaggaaaagaaaagtaaaaatgaaaaagaaaggcaATCGTGGAGATAAATAGATGACCTAATTTAAATTGACGTAGTAGTGGAAAAAGTTTGTTTATAGGCAATAATGGAGATAACTAGATGACCTAATTTAAATTGACGTAGTAGTGGAAAAAGTTTGTTTATTGATTTGCTTCTTCCGaatcttttttcttaattattaattaggtACTTTTTAATGGGATaaaccattatattttctttttatcacttattaattttcttatttaacccatttaataaatagtaaagtgtgagaatccaattaggaaagtgatcctatttttaatttgtttagctAGTtacttgaaaaaaagaaaatgtgagccaataaaattaaattctcaaatttaaaaacaatatgtgagaaaattattttatctagAAGGcgtcattttaaaaatttttagaaaattagttttgaatttttttgtaaatataaatttatttttaatttataatataaaatttaatttaattatttacgaACACCAACACCAACCATATTATATGAGAAAAACTAATTCCTGAAATTTAATTCAACCTCCTATGGTACAGCAACTATGGCAATCATCTATTTGAAGAAAGGCTATGGCAACCATCTATTTGAAGACCCTTTCTTCGAACCTTATTAATGCTcgaacataaatatataaactgaACCCCATTTGATGAGTAACTAAGAACAAGAAAGATGGGATACGGAAAAGATGAAGTAATGAAGGAGGAAGTCATTGCTAGTAGTAATGATTTGCCACGATCCATTTTATTcatatagaatccatgttttatttatgGAAAACTAAATCTTTCCAAAAGTTTAACACTTTCCAAATGTAGCTGGGATGAAAGATATTGAATAAGGAAAATTGGAAAAGTGCCGCAAATAAAGGAAAACTTATATAGGGAAGAGTAAATCAGGGTGAAATCCGGCGTTAGTTAATGATGCAATTTTGACATTTGGTAACCTCTATATGAATGTGtatttcataatttaaaaaaaaaaatgtatttcgTTAAATTGATAACGGATGAGATGGTATACAGTTTTTCTACTGTGCAAGTAgaatttctcaatttttattCTATCTTATATTAATCTTATTCTTAAGTTGGCCAGCTCAGGGACCATGAATAtaatatgtaattatatataattcaaatattgaTCGACAAAGCACGCTTCAAGTTGTACTTGATGTGGAGCGATTTGAAAGAGTGGGACAGAAGGTGAGAAATCATCAAAGTTTAATGCACGACGACAGGGAAAGTAGATGACTTAATAATTATAGGCACAAGATTTTACAATATGACAGCTTAATTACAGAGGAATAATAATTAAAGCTGCTAGGCTTATGAACTAAATTAACACAAGATATTATGATACATTACTTAACTCACCCTATAGCTACAGACACCTAACTAAAGAGGTGATAAACATATAGCTAGGAATGCACAGAGACTGCCTTGTGATACCGTACAAGTCCAATTGTGCGTTACACATTTGGCGGTGTCATCACTTGGACTCGTAGGGTATCTTGATTAACAAAGCGTGAACGGTTGGCGATGAAGAGCTTGCGAACGAACTTGTACAACTTGGTTACTATAACAAAGAGAAAGCGAAGTGTGCGGACGGCCGCAACAATCCCGAGCAAATAAACCCATAAACGAAAAAATAAACGTAACAGAGAATCTACATCTTGTAGAATAGCATTGGGTGTTAACAACCATACAGCTTCTTTGAAGGTAAGCGTGAGAAAAGTAAGAGTAAGACACATGGCTACTGTCAAAAGCCACATGCAAAACTTATACTCCAGCGGTATTCCGCTGATGAGCAATAGTATTACGCTCAAGGATGTAAGGAAAGCCGAGGCATTGTAATATACGAGTGAAAGATATCGATCAGAACCCCAGATGGGATAGCCTAACACGGCGGTTCCGGCAAGACATTTATCTTTTTCCGTGCAATAATCAGGGTTGCCGCCTTCTTTATCTTCGTCCCAGACACCACCGGGAGGGTTAACAGCAATTTGGAATGCCATTGTTGCGATCACAGTAGCCGCTACCATGAGCCCGCTATTTCTATCTTTCAACCAATTATCACCCTCGTATTTCATGAACCGTTTCAATTTCTTCCAACTCCAGCTGCTGCTTGCTTTTGCTGATGATGATATTGATTTTTTCTCAACTTGCATACCAGTTACTGCCGTTTCTACTACAGCtggttgttgctgttgttgttgttcttgttgttGCTTTTGTCGTCTTTGGAGAAGACCTCCACCTACATGAACATGATGAATATCCTTCAGAAGAATATTCTGGACTTTGAAGCTTTTCAAGTCTTTTGGAAATTGCTCTGCCATGTCAGTTGCTGTTAAACCTCTCTGGTTCACCATATCAGCCGCTCCGGCTTTCACTTCAGGTATCGATAGCAAGTATTTTATGGTCTGCATGCAgtcattaatttaatatatgagCAGTATTTTCTCTCTTTCAAAATGATCACTAATCAAATTGAGAAATTCAATGGTGTGGAACCAGAAAATTCATATTCTAattgagattatatatatatatatattaattaatt includes the following:
- the LOC125420193 gene encoding ankyrin repeat-containing protein NPR4-like produces the protein MEVRRDEDDRMVRLYKASTEGCVATLNSLIEEDPLTLSKISVNPFGETPLHISASLGHLSFTKQLVSRKPKLAEELDLLKRSPLHLASAEGHRKIVETLVQANKGMCLVGDEDGKIPLHYAAMRGRVEVIEMLISEEPNSIQEKLNEGETVLHLCVQYNQLEALKVLVRSVDDDNNNEFLNSKDQKCGNTILHLAVMLKQIETIKYLLSIPEVKAGAADMVNQRGLTATDMAEQFPKDLKSFKVQNILLKDIHHVHVGGGLLQRRQKQQQEQQQQQQPAVVETAVTGMQVEKKSISSSAKASSSWSWKKLKRFMKYEGDNWLKDRNSGLMVAATVIATMAFQIAVNPPGGVWDEDKEGGNPDYCTEKDKCLAGTAVLGYPIWGSDRYLSLVYYNASAFLTSLSVILLLISGIPLEYKFCMWLLTVAMCLTLTFLTLTFKEAVWLLTPNAILQDVDSLLRLFFRLWVYLLGIVAAVRTLRFLFVIVTKLYKFVRKLFIANRSRFVNQDTLRVQVMTPPNV